From the genome of uncultured Methanobrevibacter sp.:
ACTTCCACCAACTTTTAAGAAGTTGGGGATTCTCGATTTTTTAACATACCCCTTGTTGAGTGGAATGTTAATACTTTCGAGCCGATACCCGCGCACCGCAGGCCATGACAATCCCAATAGGGACTTGTCTTTATTATTTTTTCTTGGATTAATCTTAATCCTTCATTTTTTATATTAATACTTGCGTTTAAGTCTCTATCATGATGTTTTCCACATACCGGACAGATCCAATCTTCTTCACCTAATTCCAAATCATGATATTGGTATCCGCAGTTGCTGCATTTTTGGCTTGAAGGAAAAAATCTTCCCACTTGAATTATTTTACGATTGTTACGCT
Proteins encoded in this window:
- a CDS encoding zinc ribbon domain-containing protein, with protein sequence MALETLNIKGWFKNKHWAPKLQRISLYEIIRQLKYKSERNNRKIIQVGRFFPSSQKCSNCGYQYHDLELGEEDWICPVCGKHHDRDLNASINIKNEGLRLIQEKIIKTSPYWDCHGLRCAGIGSKVLTFHSTRGMLKNRESPTS